The genomic interval GCCGGTCGCACTCGAAGGCGCCCGCCGCGGCGAAGTTGTTGACCTGGCGGGAGCAGTTGCCGGTGCCGCGCAGCTCCACGGGGACGCCCTCGGCCGGCCCGTAGCGCGCGGGCAGCCGGCGCTCGCAGCGCGCCCCGGCCAGCGCGAACCGCCCGCCCGTCCGGGACCCGAGGGTCACATGGGCCGTCCGTGGCACGTAGGCGAAGTCGGTGACCCCCGCGAAGACGCTCTTCCGGCCGTCCAGTTCGAAGGGCTGCCCGTCCACGGTCACCGTGCAGCCGCCGGCCAGCGGCAGCACGATCCACTCGCTGTCGCCCGAGGAGAAGGTGTGCGTGGAGCCGGGCGCCAGGACCAGGACGCGCAGCGAGGAGTACTCCCAGCCGGCCTGCTCCGGGCGGATGTCCAGGGTGTACGGGCCTCCGTCGGCGGCGCTGCCGGCCGGGAGGTGGGGGGTCGCGAAGGTCATCCGGTCTCTCGTCTCTCCTGACGCCGCGTCGGGCACGGGCGTCACAGCAGTCCTACGGCGGTGTCGACGGCACCCGCCACGTCCCCGTCGGCGGGGTAGAGCAGCGAGCGGCCGGCGACGAGTCCTTGCACGGTCGGCAGCCGCAGCGCGGCACGCCATCTCCCGAACGCCGCGTCCTGGCCCCCGGGGCCGTCCGCGAGGTCCCCGCCCAGCAGCACGGCCGGGAGCGTGGAGGTCGCCATCACCCGGGCCATGTCGGCCGGGTCGTCCGTGACCGGCACCTTCAGCCAGGTGTACGCGGAGGTGCCGGCGAGCCCCGAGGCGATGGCGATGGACCTGACGACGGCCTCCGCGCCCAGGTCGTTGACCACCCGCCCGGCCACCCGCCGGGAGACGAACGGCTCGACGAAGACGGGCAGCCGGAGGGCGG from Streptomyces albireticuli carries:
- the iolB gene encoding 5-deoxy-glucuronate isomerase; the encoded protein is MTFATPHLPAGSAADGGPYTLDIRPEQAGWEYSSLRVLVLAPGSTHTFSSGDSEWIVLPLAGGCTVTVDGQPFELDGRKSVFAGVTDFAYVPRTAHVTLGSRTGGRFALAGARCERRLPARYGPAEGVPVELRGTGNCSRQVNNFAAAGAFECDRLIAVEVVTPGGNWSSYPPHKHDEHRAGQESELEEIYYFEIDGDAGLGYHRVTPSRRGGTDVLAEVRDGDAVLVPDGWHGPSIAAPGHDMYYLNVMAGPGAEREWLIRDHPDHAWIRATWPEQPLDPRLPFYLAPGEMT